One stretch of Anaerolineales bacterium DNA includes these proteins:
- a CDS encoding SAM-dependent methyltransferase → MDVSSINRKRWDKQVELGNPWTIPCSPEIIAAARQGEWSVLLTEQKPVPRRWFPDDLRGLDILCLASGGGQQGPIFASLGANVTVFDLSPRQLEQDRMVARREGLKLVTVEGDMRDLSAFGNECFDLILHPVSNVFCPEVLPVWREAFRVLRKGGVLLAGFDNPCNFIFDFPKAEQGVFEVKYSLPYDATRLTEEQRQREFGEDSPLEFSHSLEEQIGGQLQAGFRLLDIYEDGQNSPLGKFMPGYIATRAVKPSS, encoded by the coding sequence ATGGATGTAAGTTCAATCAATCGAAAACGATGGGATAAGCAGGTGGAACTGGGCAATCCCTGGACGATCCCCTGCAGCCCAGAGATCATCGCCGCGGCTCGGCAAGGCGAATGGTCGGTTTTACTGACCGAACAAAAACCTGTACCGCGCCGCTGGTTCCCGGATGATCTGCGCGGCCTGGATATCCTCTGCCTGGCTTCCGGGGGTGGTCAGCAGGGACCGATCTTTGCTTCACTGGGTGCAAACGTGACTGTCTTCGACCTTTCACCCCGGCAGCTGGAACAAGACCGTATGGTCGCCCGGCGGGAGGGATTGAAGCTTGTAACCGTAGAAGGCGATATGCGCGACCTTTCAGCGTTTGGAAATGAATGCTTTGACCTTATCTTACACCCGGTATCGAACGTCTTCTGCCCGGAGGTGTTGCCAGTGTGGCGGGAAGCTTTCCGTGTCTTGCGCAAGGGAGGTGTCCTGCTGGCTGGTTTCGATAACCCATGTAATTTCATCTTCGATTTCCCCAAAGCAGAGCAAGGCGTTTTCGAAGTGAAGTACTCGCTTCCATATGATGCCACCAGGCTGACTGAAGAGCAACGCCAGCGCGAGTTCGGAGAAGACAGTCCATTGGAGTTCAGCCACAGCCTGGAAGAGCAGATCGGTGGGCAGCTACAGGCAGGTTTCAGGCTGTTGGACATATACGAAGATGGGCAGAATT